ACCGCCGCCGAGCTGGGCTTCGACGACAGCCGCTACCACGGTGACGGCTCCGAGGGGCAGCACGAGCTGGACCCGGTCGGCCGCTCGCTCATGCGTGAGGAGCGCCGCGCGGCCCTGGAGGCGCAGGCCCAGCAGCCCGGCGCTCACCGTCCGCTCTTCCGCGACGAGGTCGAGCCGCAGCAGAGCGGCTACGAGCAGCAGGCCCCGGCCTACGACGACCAGCAGCAGGTCGCGTACGACCAGGGCGTGCGGTACGACAACGAGCAGTACGCCACCGGTCAGTACCCGGCCCCGCAGTACGCCGAGGACGGTTACCGCGAGGAGCAGTACAGGACCGAGCAGTACCCGGCGGATCAGCAGTACTACCAGGACCAGCAGATCGCCTATCCGGAGCGCTCCGGTCAGGACGACTGGCCCTCCGCCGACGGCTATCAGCCGGAGTACGGCCAGGAAGCGGAATCTGCGCAGGCGGACCACACGGCCGACGCCGAGCGCGTAGGCTTCGACCGGCCGGGTCCGGCGCCGTCCGTCGTCCACGACATGACCGACGCGGGCCTCCCCCGCAGGGGTTCCTCCGGCGCGAACGGCAACGGAAGCGGCCACGGCGGTTCGCCCGCCGCGAGCGAGGGCCAGGACGACTGGCGCTCGTCCAACGACGAGCGCTGGCAGCGAGCCGAGCGCCTCAAGGAGCCGAAGGCGGGCGGGGTCACCTCGTCGGGGCTCCCGCGGCGGGTGCCCAAGGCCAATCTGGTCGAGGGCACCGCGGAACAGACCCCACAGGGCGGCCCCCAGGTCTCCCGCGACCCCGAGGACGTGCGGGGCAGGCTGAGCAACCTACGCCGCGGCGTCCAGCGGGGCCGCAGCGCAGGAAGTGACACGAATGGCCAGGGCTTCAGCCCTGATAGCACCTACAACCAGGAGCGTTAGTGTGAGCCCGATGAGCCAGGCGGCGCAGAACCTCAACTGGTTGATCACCAACTTCGTGGACAACACCCCCGGGGTGTCCCACACGGTGGTGGTCTCCGCCGACGGACTCCTCCTCGCGATGTCCGAGGGCTTCCCCCGCGACCGCGCGGACCAGCTCGCGGCCGTCGCCTCGGGTCTGACCTCGCTGACCGCGGGGGCGTCCCGGATCTTCGAGGGCGGCTCCGTGACCCAGACCGTTGTGGAGATGGAGCGAGGATTTCTCTTCATCATGTCCATCTCCGACGGCTCCTCGCTCGCCGTTCTCGCCCACCCGGATGCGGACATCGGTCTCGTTGGGTACGAAATGGCACTTCTTGTCGATCGTGCGGGCACGGTACTCACTCCGGACCTCCGCGCGGAGCTCCAGGGGAGCCTTCTCAACTAACAGACAGACGGTGCGTTTTCGCGCCTCGTGGCCGTAAGGTTCGGGACGCGGCTCCACAGTGATGGTGCCCGGCACAGTTGGAGGAGGAAGCAACGTGGCAACACCCCCAGACGGTTCGTCATCGGCGAACTGGTCCCCTGGCCACGGCCAGGGCGGCCAGCACGACGGCGGCCCGAACAGGTACAACTTCCCCTCCGCTCCGAGCCACCGCCGCCAGCCGTACGCGCAGCCCCAGCAGCCCGGGCCGCGTCCGTACGACCAGGGCACCCCGGCGCGTGCGCCCCGTATCCAGCCCGTACAACCCCAGCGGCGCGCCCCCGAACCGGCGCCCGCGGGGTCGGCGAACAACCCCCTGGTGCGCCCGTACGCCATGACGGGCGGCCGCACCAGGCCCCGTTACCAGCTCGCCATCGAGGCACTGGTGCACACCACGGCACAACCGCATCAGTTGCAGGGCCAGTTGCCCGAGCATCAGCGCATCTGCAACCTGTGCCGGGAGATCAAGTCGGTCGCCGAGATCTCGGCGCTGCTCTCCATCCCCCTCGGCGTCGCCCGGATCCTCGTAGCCGACCTGGCGGAGGCCGGGCTCGTCGCCATCCATCAGCCCGGCGGCGACGAGACCGCCGGCGGCCAGCCAGACGTGACACTGCTCGAAAGGGTGCTCAGTGGACTTCGCAAGCTCTAGCGGCGGAGCAACAGCCCGCTCCACCACCAGCGCGAAAATCGTGGTGGCGGGCGGCTTCGGCGTGGGCAAGACCACGTTCGTCGGGGCGGTCTCTGAGATCAACCCGCTGCGCACCGAGGCCGTCATGACGTCCGCGTCCGCGGGCATCGACGACCTGACCCACACCGGAGACAAGACCACCACGACGGTGGCCATGGACTTCGGCCGCATCACCCTGGACCAGGACCTGATCCTGTACCTCTTCGGCACGCCCGGACAGGACCGCTTCTGGTTCATGTGGGACGACCTCGTCCGTGGCGCGATCGGAGCGGTCGTCCTGGTCGACACCCGCCGCCTCGCCGACTGCTTCCCCGCGGTCGACTACTTCGAGAACTCCGGGCTCCCCTTCGTCATCGCCCTCAACGGCTTCGACGGCCACCAGCCCTACACCCCCGACGAAGTCCGCGAAGCACTCCAGATCGGACCGGACACCCCGATCATCACGACCGACGCGCGACACCGCGCGGACGCGAAGAGCGCGCTGATCACGCTGGTCGAGCACGCGCTGATGGCGCGGCTCCGATAGCGCTCCGTCCCACCTTTTCCCGTACGCGGATGAGGGCCCGCACGCTTCGGCGTGCGGGCCCCTGTCAGTTCTGGCGGTAGTGCTCGAACTGGGTGACCCCTTGGTAGCCGTAGCTCTCGGGGTGGAGCTCGTGGAGGGCGACGCCGCCGCGGGCGAGCGGGCCGAGGAGTTCCGACAGGAACGCGGCGGCTCCGGAGACGAAGGCCGCCTTCTCCGCCGCGCTGTTGGTGCCCGCGGTGATGCTGACCTCCAGATGCACGTCGCGGGCGCCGTCGGCCAGGGGTTTTCCGGCCACGTAGTAGCGGTCGGCGGGGACGGGGTCGAGGTGGACGATGGTGCGTCCGGCGGACTTGCCGAGCGCGGTGACGGCGAGTCCCGTCAGCCCTTCCGCGAGGCCGCGGGCGACGTCGGCGGGCAGGTCGGGGCCGGTGACGGTGGCTCTGATGTGGGGCATGGCTCTCCTCGGGTTCGCTGCCTGTTCCGCCGGGTGGGACGGCACCGGGCCACCCTCGCCCTGCCTGGCACGATGGGGCCAACGCAGCCCGCTCACCGCCCTATGAGGCCGCCTCATGACCGTGAACTTCCCGCAGCTCAGGGCCTTCGTCGCCGTGGTCGACGCGGGCGGCTTCGGCGCGGCCGCCGACGAGCTGGGTCTGAGCCAGTCGGCGGTCTCGCACGCGGTGGCGTCCCTGGAGCGGGAGTTGTCCGGGCCGCTGCTCGTCCGCGCCGGTCAGGTCCGCACGACGGCGCTCGGGGAGCGTGTCCTGCCGTACGCCCGTAGTGCGCTGTCGGCCGTGCGGGGCGTCGAGGAGGTGGCGGCGGACGCGGCGGGCACCCTGACCGGCACGGTGCGGCTCGCCGCGACGCCCACGGTCTGCCAGGGCCTGCTGCCGGACCTGACGGCACACTGGCGGGAGAGCTGTCCGCGCGTCACGGTACGGGTCTTCGAGGGGGACAGCGCCGAGATCGCGGGGTGGCTGGAGAACGGCACGGCGGACGCCGCCGTCCTGGTCGACCCGCCGCCGGGCCCCGGCGTCCGGCTCGCCGTCGACGGCTACCGCGCCCTGCTCCCCCGCGACCACCCGCTCGCGGCCGAGCCGGTCGTCGACGTGCGCGACCTGGAGGACGACGACTTCCTCATCTCGCCGGGCGGCTGCGAGGAGCGCGTGCGGGCGCTCCACGACCTGGCGGGGTTGCGGTTCGCCCCGGCGCAGCGGGTCCGCGACCTGGCGACCCTCATCAGCATGGTGCAGGCGGGCATCGGGGTGACGGTCCTGTCGGAGGTGTCACGGCCGCTGCTCCCGCCGGACCTGGTGCTGGTTCCGGTGGTGCCGCGGGCTGCGCGGCGGCTGGTTCTGAGCGGGCCTCGGGGGCGGGCCTGGCACCCCGCCGTGCGTGCGTTGGCGGAGTCCGCCGTTGGGCTCCTGGCGGAGGGCGCCCCTGCGGGGCGGTGAGCTGTCTGGTGATCCGCCTGCGGGCCGTAGGGGGCTGGTCGCGCGGTTCCCCGCGCCCCTGACGGGGCACTCCTGCGACGCGGCGAGGCCCCCGCCCTCCCGAGGGAGAGCAGGGGCCTCGACCGAACCGTGTGCGTCAGCCCTGCCAGCTGTGCGGGGCGCGGAAGCCCGGGGTGCGCTCCAGGCGGCGCCAGCCGGCCTTGTCGCGGCCGCGGCGGGCGGGAGCGGCGGGCTGGGCGGCGGCGCGGGCCAGCAGGATCGCGGTGATGGCCGCGACCTCCTCGGGCTCGGCGTGGCCCTTCTCGACGCGAATGTCGGGGGTAGTCATCTGCAGCGTTCTCCTTGTGGGCTACTGCGGGGGGTTGCCGTGCTTGCGCGAGGGCAGGTCGGCGTGCTTGTTCCGGAGCATGGCGAGGGACTTGATGAGGACCTCGCGGGTCTCGGCCGGGTCGATGACGTCGTCGACCAGACCGCGCTCCGCGGCGTAGTAGGGGTGCATCAGCTCGGCCTTGTACTCCTTGACCATGCGCGCGCGCATCGCCTCGGGGTCCTCGGCGGCCGCGATCTGACGCCGGAAGATCACGTTCGCGGCGCCCTCGGCGCCCATGACCGCGATCTCGTTGGTCGGCCAGGCGTAGGTGAGGTCGGCGCCGATCGACTGGCTGTCCATGACGATGTACGCGCCGCCGTACGCCTTGCGCAGGATCAGCGAGATCCGCGGGACGGTGGCGTTGCAGTACGCGTACAGGAGCTTGGCGCCGTGGCGGATGATGCCGCCGTGCTCCTGGTCGACGCCGGGCAGGAAGCCGGGGACGTCGAGCAGGGTGAGGATCGGGATGTTGAAGGCGTCGCACATCTGCACGAAGCGCGCGGCCTTCTCCGAGGCCTCGATGTCGAGGACACCGGCCAGGGCCTGCGGCTGGTTGGCGACGATGCCGACGACCTGGCCGTCGAGGCGGGCCAGGGCACAGATGATGTTGCGCGCCCAGCGCTCGTGGACCTCCAGGTAGTCGCCGTCGTCGACGAGCTCCTCGATGACCTTCGCCATGTCGTACGGCCGGTTGCCGTCCGCGGGGACCAGGTCGAGGAGGACGTCCGAGCGGCGCTCGACCGGGTCCTCCGACTCGTGGACCGGCGGGTTCTCCCGGTTGTTGGAGGGGAGCATCGAGATCAGGTAGCGGACCTCGGCCAGGCAGGTCTCTTCGTCGTCGTACGCGAAGTGGCAGACGCCGGAGGTCTCGGCGTGCACGTCCGCGCCGCCGAGGCCGTTCTGCGTGATCTCCTCGCCGGTCACCGCGCGGACGACGTCCGGCCCGGTGATGAACATCTGCGAGGTCTCACGGACCATGAAGACGAAGTCGGTGAGGGCGGGCGAGTACGCCGCGCCACCGGCGCACGGGCCGAGCATCACGCTGATCTGCGGGATGACGCCGGAGGCCTTGGTGTTGCGCTGGAAGATGCCGCCGTAGCCGGCGAGCGCCGAGACGCCCTCCTGGATACGGGCGCCCGCGCCGTCGTTCAGCGAGACCAGCGGGGCACCGGCCGCGATGGCCATGTCCATGATCTTGTGGATCTTCGTGGCGTGCGCCTCGCCGAGCGCGCCGCCGAAGATGCGGAAGTCGTGGGCGTAGACGAAGACCGTGCGGCCCTCCACCGTGCCCCAGCCGGTGATGACACCGTCCGTGTACGGCTTCTTGGCCTCCAGACCGAAGCCCGTGGCCCGGTGCCGGCGCAGCTGCTCGACCTCGTTGAACGAGTCCGGGTCGAGGAGCAGCTCGATCCGCTCGCGGGCGGTCAGCTTGCCCTTGGCGTGCTGGGCCTCGGTCGCCTTCTCGCTGGGCCCGCGCAGTGCCTCCGCACGGATCTCGTGCAGCTCGGCCACGCGGCCGCGCGAGTCGGTGGGCTCGCCCCCAGAGGAAGCGGTCTCGTCCAAAACGGTCATGTAGCGACCTTACGGAGGGCCCCCGGGTAAACGGACCGTCGACTATGAACAGTCTCCGGGCCGTTTTCCTGGCACCCCCGGACAGAAGCGGGCCGCGCCCATGAAGAAGTGACGGCTCAGACCCTCTGGAGTTGTGGGGTTTCCACAACGCAGCACACGGATCGCGGCTCGGCGACGCCCTCCGTCAGCTGAGAGTCACCTCACATCGGTGACTCGCGCAGGCCTTGCCCGGCGTGATCCGCAGCCGCAGCGAGCGGCCCGTGGCGAGCACCTCGACCGACGGGTCCTTGGAGACCACCCGGGACACGGGCCGGTTCCAGGTGAATTCAAGGGATTCTCCGGTGCGCGGCGGCTCGCTCAGATGCACCGTAGCGCCTCTCCCCCGCTGCCGTACCAGCACACTGGCCGGTGCGGTCACGGCAAGCCGCCCCGCCTCGCCCGCCTGCCAGAAGTTGGCGGCCGTCAGACCGAGTGCGTCCACGGCCACGGCCTGCGCCTTCGCCGAGTTGGCGAGGACCGACAACCAGCGGCGGTCGGCCGCGCGGGCCCGCAGGGTGCGGCGGGAGGCGCCGGGCATGAGGACATAGGCGTACGTAGCGTCCGCGGGGTCGGTTCCGTGGTCCAGCCAGAGCGTCTGCCAGCGCCTGGTCCGCCGCTCGGTGGAGCTGCCGGTGTTGATGTCGGACCAGGCTCCGGTGCGGTCCTCGCGGAGCGTCCTGAGCCGGGACGTGCCGTCGGGGAAGAGCCATCCGCCGTGCCCGTCGAGGTGGGCCCAGTGCGGGCGCGGACGGTCGTCGACGGTGAGGGCGGCGGTGCCGGACTCGCCCAGGTTGCGGTTGTCGACGACCGTCTCGACGGGGGTGCCGTCGGTGGCGGTGATCCCGGCGCCCAGGCAGATCACGGCGTCCGCGGCGCAGAACCACGACTTGCGGGCGTCGAGCGTGGAGCCGAGCCCCTTCAGGTGCTGGCCGACGGCGGCGAACTCACCGTCGGTCGCGCCACCCACCCACTTCACCGCGGGCCTGGCGGCGCCCCACTCGCCCCCGGCCCTGTCGGGGAGGCGCTTGGCGGACACGGTCGTGCCGGGCAGCCGGTACGGGTCGACGGTCGGCCAGAACCAGTCGGTGTACTGGTCGCCGTGCGCCCCGGCGCCCCACCAATAGACCATCCCTGCGCCCGTGTGCCAGCCGCGCGGATGCTCGCCGTTGCCGCATTCGTAGTACGCGATCCGGTCCGACGCCATCGAGAGGTTCACCGCGAACCCGGGGCGCCGGTGCACGGCACGGTCCATGGCCGGGAACAGCCGGTGCCCGACCGGTTCGGGCGCCGCCCGCACACCGGAGTCCGCCACGGCGTGCAGCCGCGCGAGGTCGGCGACGCCCAGTTGCCGGGCGGTGAGCAGCGGGGTGACGGTGTCCCGCTCGATCCACCCCTTGATCCGCGCGTGCCACCGCTCCCGCTCGGCGGCGCTCGCGCCGCCCGCGAGCATCGCCATGGCGGCGATCAGACCCTGCCCATGGAAGTGGTCGCTCCGCATGATCTTCCGGTCGTCGCCCTTCAGGTAACCCCGGCTGACGGCACGCCCGTTGACGCTGTCCATCATGAGCCCGTCGTAGATCAAGGGTGCGTACGCCCGCTCGACGCTGTCCAGGATGATCTGCTTCTTGGGGTCGGTGACGGCCCAGGTCGACCCGGCGAGCAGCGCGAAGAGCCGGCCGAGACCGTCGAGCATGACCTGCCCGTACGTACCCGAGTAGGCGACCCAGGTGTGCTGCACGAACGAGCCGTCCTCGTAGAGGCCGTCGCCCTTGGTGACGTAGGGGAAGACCGGTGAGAGCGCGTCGCGGGCGAGGGCGACCTTGGCCGGGTTCCCGCCGAGGATGCCGCGCAGGGCGACGGAGCGGCACAGGTCGACGCGGTTGGCGCCGGTGGAGGTGCCGGTGTAGTCGGCGAGCGCGGAGTCGGGAACGAAGTGGTCGACGGCGGCGAAGGCCTTGTCCCTGCGGGCGGCGCCGAGTTCGTCGTGGAGCGCGGCCACGATGTCCATGAGCAGCCGGGGGCTGCCTATCTGCCACTCCCACCAGTTGCCGTAGCGGGTGGTGGAGGCGTTGTAGACGGTGGCGGCGACGTGGTCGAGGCCACGCAGGATGTCGGTGAGGAGCCCGGCGTCGCCGGTGGATCCCGTGCCTTCACAGACGTACGCCTGGGTCATCGTCCAGAGCCTGCTGTGGCTGAGGGTGATGCCTGCGGGTGGGTCGAACGGGGCGTCGGGCCAGAGGGACTTGGCGGCCGGGGCCATGGCGGCGCGGAAGGTGCGGGCCAGGTCGCCGGTCTCCTTCAGGCGGGAGGCGTACGGCTCGGTGGCGGGGTCGTAGCCGGTGCCTAGGGAGATCTCCAGCCAGCGGGCGCGGAGGGCGGCGAACTCGTCATCGGCGGCGGAGATCGCGGCGCTGGAGGTCGCGGCGGCGGACGGTGTCGTCGCCGTTGAGGTGGCTGCCGCTGCGGCACTGAAAGCGGTTGCGGCGAGGAAGGTTCGGCGGGTGGGCGTCATGCGACAGGGGTGTATCAGCGTACAGAAAGCGCTGTCTATACCTCTGGCAGAGATGGCCGCACACCGCGGAAGGCCGCGCGACGTCTCCGTCGCGCGGCCCGTCCCGCGAGACACCCCCGTGGCTCCGCGGGGTCTATGGGGTGTGGGGTGTGAGGTGTGGGGTCGGTCAGCTCATCGCTTCGCGTCCCGCTTGAACAGCGAGCGCGCCCAGAAGAAGCCGAGCAGGGCGATGGCGATGCCCCAACCCACCGCGAGCGGACCGAACTTGCCGATCTCGGTACCGGTCAGCAGCCCGCGCAGGGTCTCGGTGAAGGCGGTGTAGGGCTGCCATTCGGCGAAGTGGCGCAGCCAGCCCGGCATCGAGTCGAGCGGCACGAACACGCTGCTGAGGAACGGCAGCAGGAAGGAGAACGGCAGAGCGACACTGCTGGCTGCCTCCGGTGCCTTGACGAGCTGGCCGAGTGCGACGGCGAGCCAGGTGAGGGCGGTGCTCATGAGGGTGAGCAGAGCGGCGGCCGCCAGCCACTCGACGGGCTCGGCGCCGGAGCGGAAGCCGATGAGGAGGGCGACCCCGGTGACGAAGACGATGGTGATCATCGTCTGGATGACGGCGCCGACGGCCCGTCCCGTGAGGATCGACGAGCCGTTGATCGGCATGGTCCTGAACCGGGCCACGATGCCCTCGGTCATGTCGGTGCAGACGCCGACCGTGGTGGGCAGGACACCGGAGCCGACGGCCATGAGCAGGATGCCGGGGACGAGGTAGTCGATGTAGTCACCGGAGCCTTCGGCGCCCATGCCGGCGGACATCGTGCCGCCGAAGACGTAGTTGAACAGCAGCAGCATGGCGATGGGCATGCTGACCAGGCTGATCGTCATCGCCGGGTAGCGGCGGGCGTGCCGGAGGTTGCGGCGCAGCATGGTGAGGGAGTTCTGCAGCGCGGAGGTGGGGGCGGGGACGTGGGTCCGCGTGACCGCCGAGGCGGTCCTGGGGGCGGGGGTGGTGACGGTGCTCATCGGGTCGTCGCTTTCTCGTGGTCGGGGCGGCCGGTCACGGCGAAGAAGACGTCGTCCAGGTCGGGGGTGTCGATCGTGAGCCCCTCGACCTCGATGCCGGTGGCGTCGACGCGGTCGAGCACCGCCTTGACGGACTTCAGGCTGCCGTCGCTGGGAATGTGCAGGGTCAGGTCGTCCTCGCCCCGGCTGCCGAGACCGAGCAGCCGCACGGCGTCGTCGAGACCGCCGGGATCGGCGAAGCGGAGCTGGACGTGCCCGCCGGGGACGAGGCGCTTCAGCTCGCCGGGGGTGCCCTCGGCGACGAGCTTGCCGCCGCTCAACACGGCGATGCGGTCGGCGAGTTGGTCGGCCTCCTCCAGGTACTGCGTGGTGAGGAAGATGGTCACGCCGTCGGCCACGAGCTGACGGACGATCTCCCACATGCCGTGGCGGCTGCGCGGGTCGAGACCGGTGGTCGGCTCGTCCAGGAAGATCACGCGTGGGCTGCCGACGAGGGTCATCGCGATGTCGAGCCGGCGCCGCATGCCGCCGGAGTACGTCGCGGCGGGCCGCCGCGCGGCCTCGACGAGGTCGAACCGCTCGACGAGTTCGGCGGCCAGGTGCCGTCCCTGCCGCCGGCCGAAGCCGTACAGGTCCGCCATGAGCGTCAGGTTCTCCTCGCCGGTGAGGAGGTTGTCGACGGCGGAGAACTGTCCGGTGACACCGATCGCGGCACGCACGGCGTCGGGTTCCCGCGCCAGGTCGTGCCCTGCGACGCGGGCTTCGCCGGAGTCGGCGGAGATGAGCGTGGAGAGGATCTGCACGGCGGTCGTCTTGCCCGCACCGTTGGGCCCGAGCAGGGAGAAGATCGTGCCTTGCGGAATGTCGAGGTCGATGCCGTCCAGCACGGTTTTCTGGCCGTAGGCCTTGTGGAGGTTGGTGGCGGTGATGGCGGAGGGGCGGGAGGTGTGGGTGTCGGTGCCGGTGTGGTTGTGACGGGGGTGATGGGGGTGATGGGTGTCGCGGGGCGTTGGCATGTCCGGTCCTTTTCGGGCGAGGGCGGGGATGCGATGGGCGGATGTGGGGTGCGCTCGGGCACGGGCCGATGGCACCGGGACGCACGGGTTTTGGGTATGGCGGGGGGGGCGACGGGTCTTTCAGGCAGGGCGGCGCCCCGGAAGGCTTCCGGTGAGGTTCGTCCGGGGACGGGGGCGCGGCCTGGGCCGCGGGGCATCCGCGGGGCCGTGAGGCGAGGCGGGGAGAGGCGGCTCGAGGGGCCGGAGAGGTTCGCACCGGAGGGCGTCGCGAGCGGACGTCCACTCCGGGGGCGGGGCAGGACCAGATGGGCCGGGGCAGGACCCAGTAAGCAGGAGTCGCCCTGACAAGTAAGTCAGTATCGGCAGGCCGAGGTCAGTCCCGGTGGGCCGGAGTCGGGCGCAGTAGGCCTGGGTTCAGCGCAGGGGGCGGGTGGGCCACATGGGCCACAGCAGCAGCCGGAAGGGCCTGGCCGCACCCGTGGGCCCGCAGGGCGGATCAGGCCCCTTGGCTTGCCGCGCGCGTCACGCTCGGTGGATCTTGATGTCGCCGATTCCCGTGCGGGCGTGGACCTTTACCGTGTCGGCCGGCTCGTCGGGCGCCGACGGTCCCGACTCCTCCAGCGCCTGGCTGACCGTTCCCGCCTTGGTCCGTACGTCGAGCCACGCCGCCGTGCCCTCGCGGATACCGATCTCGATCTTGCCCGCGGCCGCCTCGACGACGGTCTCGCCGCGGGCCACCTCGCCCAACCGCACCGCCCCGTTGGCCGTCTTGACGCTGACGTCGGCGGCCGCGCGGTCGACGGTGACGGAGCCGTTGGACGCCTTCACCTTGATGTTGCCCTCGACGTCGCCCAACACCGTGATGCCGTTGGAGTTCTTGATGTCGACCGTCCCCCTGACCTCACCGACGCGGACCTCACCCGAGGAGGTGGAGACGTCGACCTGCCCGTCCGCGCGGCCCAGGGAGACGTCGCCGTACCCCGTGGTCAGCTTCGCGGACGCGGTCCGCTCCAGCTGGATGTCGCCCGCCGAGACCTTGACCTCGCAGTCGCCGAGCCCGCCCTGGGCGGAGACGTGCGCCATGACGGTCGTGGCGTGCACCCCGGAACCCGTCGGCAGCACGATGTCCACGTCGACGGACGGGCCCTTGCCGAACATGGGGCGGTCCTTGGGACCCTTGACCAGCAGCTTGCCGTTGGCGAACTCGACGCGGGTGCGCTCGGCCGCCTTGACGTCCGCTTCCTGCGTCGCGCTGCTGGGCCGTACGTCGACGACCGTGTCCTCACGGTCCCCTGCGGTGATCCGGAGCGTCCCGACCCGGAGGGTGACGGTGGCGCTGATGGGCTTCGGGCTGTCGAAAGAAGGCATGGCTGTCCCGTCCTAAGGGCTCGCCGAGCCTCAAGGGCTCGGTCGGCGAAGGCTGTTGGGGAGTTCTGGTACGAGTACTGGCGCGAGTTCCAGTACGAGTACGGGAGCGAGTACGGATGGGCAGTGCCCGGAGGGGCGTGGGGATCGGCGGGTCGGGCGGCGCGTACTGAACGCGCGTCCGCGCTACCGCACCCAGCCCGTGAACCCCGTCCCGGAGTTCCACGATTCGCGGCGGCCGCCCCCCGCACCCGCCCGGCCACCCCGGCCGTCGGGCTGGTCCAACGCGCCGGACACCGCGCGGACGAGCCACGCGTTGACCGAGAGGCCGTCCCGGCTCGCCGCCTCCTCCACACGCGACTTGACGTGGGCGGGAAGGCGGAGGTTCACCCGGGCGGTGCCCCCGTCGTCCACCGCGTCGGACGCCGCCGGCGGCGGGGCCGGCGCCGGCTGGGCCGCCATCAGCGCCGCGTACTCGGCCTGGGCGTCGAACGGCTCGCCCGCGGGCGGCGGCGTCACCACGAACTCCGGGTCGACGCCACGCAGTCGTACGTCCACCGAGCCGGGCGCGAGGTCGACGGTGATCTCGTCCGCGGCGGCGGAGAGCGCGTTCAGCAGGGTGAGCCGGGCGGCCGACTCCAGCGGGGCGGTGAGGCGCTCGGCCAGGGCCCGCGCCTCGTCCCCGCCCGCTTCGGCGGCCACGGCGAGTTCCTGCCGGAGCTGATCGACGTACTGCGTGAGGTTCATGACGCCATCATGGCACCATGGTGGCGCCATTGCAAGCACCTTTGGCGCTGCCGCCGCGCCGACCATGCCCTCGAAAGCACATTTGCGCAGGTCAACCCTGACACACATGCGCGTGACGCCATCCCTGCGCCACCTTGGCGCCAGACCGCACCCCCGTAGAGCCACACCCCCACCATCCCGCCACACCGAGAACGGCCCGTTCTAGAGGTTGAAAGTTGAACAGAATCGCGCTACCTTCGATCTCGTTGAACATTCAACAGCAGCTTACGCAAGCAAGCAGCAGCTCCCCACCGGAGCTCGTCCTCAAGGAGCACGTCATGGGTCTCTTCGGCCGCAAGAACGACACCGACACCGTCACCACCCCCGCTGCCGCCGCCCCCGCCGCGGTCAGCCCCGATCTCGCCGCGCTGACCGGCGAGTACACGATCGACCCGTCGCACACGACGATCGGTTTCGTCGCCCGCCACGCCATGGTCACGAACGTCAAGGGCTCCTTCCTCGACTTCACGGGCTCCCTGCACCTGGACGGCTCGGAACCGTCCCGTTCGACGGCCTCCCTCGACATCAAGATGGAGAGCATCGACACGGGCAACGCCGACCGCGACGGCCACCTGAAGAGCGCGGACTTCTTCAAGACCGACGAGTTCCCCGAGATGACCTTCCGTTCCACCAAGACGGAGGCGCTGGGCGGCGACGACTACCGCGTCACCGGTGACCTGACGATCCTGGGCACCACGAAGCCGGTCACGATCGACCTGGAGTTCAACGGTTCGGCCAAGGACCCGTTCGGCAACGAACGCGTCGGCTTCGAGGGCAAGGCGGAGATCCTGCGTTCGGAGTGGGGCCTCACCTGGAACGCCGCGCTGGAGACCGGCGGCATGCTCGTCTCCGACAAGATC
The window above is part of the Streptomyces venezuelae genome. Proteins encoded here:
- a CDS encoding polysaccharide lyase 8 family protein — protein: MTPTRRTFLAATAFSAAAAATSTATTPSAAATSSAAISAADDEFAALRARWLEISLGTGYDPATEPYASRLKETGDLARTFRAAMAPAAKSLWPDAPFDPPAGITLSHSRLWTMTQAYVCEGTGSTGDAGLLTDILRGLDHVAATVYNASTTRYGNWWEWQIGSPRLLMDIVAALHDELGAARRDKAFAAVDHFVPDSALADYTGTSTGANRVDLCRSVALRGILGGNPAKVALARDALSPVFPYVTKGDGLYEDGSFVQHTWVAYSGTYGQVMLDGLGRLFALLAGSTWAVTDPKKQIILDSVERAYAPLIYDGLMMDSVNGRAVSRGYLKGDDRKIMRSDHFHGQGLIAAMAMLAGGASAAERERWHARIKGWIERDTVTPLLTARQLGVADLARLHAVADSGVRAAPEPVGHRLFPAMDRAVHRRPGFAVNLSMASDRIAYYECGNGEHPRGWHTGAGMVYWWGAGAHGDQYTDWFWPTVDPYRLPGTTVSAKRLPDRAGGEWGAARPAVKWVGGATDGEFAAVGQHLKGLGSTLDARKSWFCAADAVICLGAGITATDGTPVETVVDNRNLGESGTAALTVDDRPRPHWAHLDGHGGWLFPDGTSRLRTLREDRTGAWSDINTGSSTERRTRRWQTLWLDHGTDPADATYAYVLMPGASRRTLRARAADRRWLSVLANSAKAQAVAVDALGLTAANFWQAGEAGRLAVTAPASVLVRQRGRGATVHLSEPPRTGESLEFTWNRPVSRVVSKDPSVEVLATGRSLRLRITPGKACASHRCEVTLS
- a CDS encoding DUF4097 family beta strand repeat-containing protein: MPSFDSPKPISATVTLRVGTLRITAGDREDTVVDVRPSSATQEADVKAAERTRVEFANGKLLVKGPKDRPMFGKGPSVDVDIVLPTGSGVHATTVMAHVSAQGGLGDCEVKVSAGDIQLERTASAKLTTGYGDVSLGRADGQVDVSTSSGEVRVGEVRGTVDIKNSNGITVLGDVEGNIKVKASNGSVTVDRAAADVSVKTANGAVRLGEVARGETVVEAAAGKIEIGIREGTAAWLDVRTKAGTVSQALEESGPSAPDEPADTVKVHARTGIGDIKIHRA
- a CDS encoding ATP-binding cassette domain-containing protein, which encodes MPTPRDTHHPHHPRHNHTGTDTHTSRPSAITATNLHKAYGQKTVLDGIDLDIPQGTIFSLLGPNGAGKTTAVQILSTLISADSGEARVAGHDLAREPDAVRAAIGVTGQFSAVDNLLTGEENLTLMADLYGFGRRQGRHLAAELVERFDLVEAARRPAATYSGGMRRRLDIAMTLVGSPRVIFLDEPTTGLDPRSRHGMWEIVRQLVADGVTIFLTTQYLEEADQLADRIAVLSGGKLVAEGTPGELKRLVPGGHVQLRFADPGGLDDAVRLLGLGSRGEDDLTLHIPSDGSLKSVKAVLDRVDATGIEVEGLTIDTPDLDDVFFAVTGRPDHEKATTR
- a CDS encoding YceI family protein, whose amino-acid sequence is MGLFGRKNDTDTVTTPAAAAPAAVSPDLAALTGEYTIDPSHTTIGFVARHAMVTNVKGSFLDFTGSLHLDGSEPSRSTASLDIKMESIDTGNADRDGHLKSADFFKTDEFPEMTFRSTKTEALGGDDYRVTGDLTILGTTKPVTIDLEFNGSAKDPFGNERVGFEGKAEILRSEWGLTWNAALETGGMLVSDKIKLSFDISAIKAGS
- a CDS encoding ABC transporter permease — encoded protein: MSTVTTPAPRTASAVTRTHVPAPTSALQNSLTMLRRNLRHARRYPAMTISLVSMPIAMLLLFNYVFGGTMSAGMGAEGSGDYIDYLVPGILLMAVGSGVLPTTVGVCTDMTEGIVARFRTMPINGSSILTGRAVGAVIQTMITIVFVTGVALLIGFRSGAEPVEWLAAAALLTLMSTALTWLAVALGQLVKAPEAASSVALPFSFLLPFLSSVFVPLDSMPGWLRHFAEWQPYTAFTETLRGLLTGTEIGKFGPLAVGWGIAIALLGFFWARSLFKRDAKR